The Lynx canadensis isolate LIC74 chromosome D1, mLynCan4.pri.v2, whole genome shotgun sequence genome has a segment encoding these proteins:
- the NCR3LG1 gene encoding natural cytotoxicity triggering receptor 3 ligand 1 has product MAHGSEGRMSRGCKLPLLLLHVSLPLLLFLWHSPPSASSLHVKMAGTTQTVLLNDNATIFCQVYGDPSPNITIMGVTWFWKNPGSATEVKLFEFFGGQQMTGRPGAMVPLKSLESGNASLQLPGIQLREAGEYRCEVVITPHKAVGQVKLEVVAFPVSSLFPEQAVVKEKQETLILCMSSGFHLDNITITWKKLSQKDPQEVFEGIITNHTIENGMFNVTSFLMLKPSLEDNMTIYQCVIYHKSLPTPQKLNFTLTVIESEKTAWSLNNFFYIGVPLSLAVILLIIYLLKKARPQTCPLSCVLKASSQNTQTYTAETEELK; this is encoded by the exons ATGGCTCACGGGTCGGAAGGCCGTATGTCGCGGGGCTGCAAGCTGCCTCTCCTGCTCCTTCACGTGTCTCTGCCTCTACTTCTGTTCCTGTGGCATTCGCCGCCCAGCGCAA GTTCCCTGCATGTGAAGATGGCGGGGACAACTCAGACTGTGCTCCTGAATGACAATGCCACTATTTTCTGCCAAGTCTATGGTGACCCCTCCCCAAACATAACCATTATGGGTGTCACCTGGTTTTGGAAGAATCCAGGGTCTGCAACAGAAGTTAAGCTATTTGAGTTTTTTGGAGGCCAACAAATGACAGGTCGACCTGGAGCCATGGTGCCTCTTAAGAGTTTGGAGAGTGGGAATGCCTCACTGCAGCTGCCAGGGATCCAGCTGAGGGAAGCAGGAGAGTACCGATGTGAGGTGGTGATCACCCCTCACAAAGCAGTGGGACAAGTCAAGCTGGAGGTTGTGG CTTTCCCAGTCAGCAGCTTGTTTCCAGAGCAAGCCGTagtgaaagaaaagcaagaaacacTTATTTTGTGTATGTCAAGTGGGTTCCACCTTGACAACATTACTATTACGTGGAAAAAATTATCCCAGAAGGATCCTCAGGAGGTTTTTGAAGGCATCATCACTAATCACACCATCGAGAATGGTATGTTTAATGTCACTAGCTTCTTGATGCTGAAGCCCTCTCTGGAAGACAATATGACCATCTACCAGTGTGTGATATATCACAAATCCTTGCCTACCCCTCAGAAGCTCAATTTCACCTTGACTGTGATAG AATCTGAGAAGACAGCTTGGAGTTTGAACAATTTTTTCTACATTGGAGTCCCCTTGTCACTTGCAgtgattttattaattatttatcttttaaaaaag